In Eupeodes corollae chromosome X, idEupCoro1.1, whole genome shotgun sequence, the following proteins share a genomic window:
- the LOC129953334 gene encoding TAR DNA-binding protein 43-like isoform X1, which yields MDFVQVAEDEGDEPIELPTEEDGTLLQSTVQAQYPGSCGLKYRNEDTKAVRGVRLNEGRFFPPTTDGGWGTQIFFCVFPKENKRKSDDNLENSTAKTKRVESRARCTDLIVLGLPWKTTEDSLREHFEEFGDVLMAQVKKDVDSGQSKGFGFVRFAYYEAQKRVLSTRHLIDGRWCEVKVPNSKQGMVHQVPCKVFVGRCTEDMTAEDLREYFSKFGEVTDVFIPKPFRAFSFVTFLDPDVAQSLCGEDHIVKGISVHVSNAAPKTEQIRNNSGGNPGNYNNYNRYGGNGNHGAANVHGLTQHGQRGTHNNGYGSNMNGGSGLGAGHGLGGSNNGGMMGNGLNGSNIGMSGLGNGSIGGGANGGGLVATSNPTSSRQDNALQAYNPPIRGSGSGNVYMQGQAIPPQQHNGGWNNQNRGNLDMPNLQALGINPQGQNPSNQGQSLNNPLGVGLNLNQISMNPAIVAAALNQWGLIGNLQNQSQDQGFGGGGGQNSQSGAGNQGSFLSWMTQGGGGNSSSGQSSTTAAVSNDTQQGNHQSWPRKNNTSNTDVQDQKPNMI from the exons ATGGATTTTGTACAAGTTGCAGAGGATGAAGGAGATGAACCGATTGAGCTACCAACAGAGGAAGATGGCACTTTATTACAATCAACTGTACAGGCCCAATATCCCGGATCGTGTGGACTCAAATATCGAAATGAAGATACGAAAGCTGTCCGTGGAGTTCGATTGAACGAAGGACGTTTCTTTCCACCAACTACGGATGGTGGGTGGGGTACTCAAAtctttttctgtgtttttcctaaag AGAACAAACGAAAAAGTGATGATAACTTAGAAAATTCAACAGCAAAAACAAAACGTGTTGAATCGCGAGCACGTTGCACAGATTTGATTGTGCTTGGATTGCCATGGAAAACTACAGAAGATAGTCTACGTGAACATTTTGAAGAGTTCGGCGATGTTTTAATGGCTCAAGTAAAAAAAGACGTTGATTCGGGTCAATCTAAAGGATTTGGTTTTGTTCGATTTGCTTACTATGAAGCACAGAAACGTGTTTTATCGACTCGTCATTTGATTGATGGCAGATGGTGTGAAGTTAAAGTACCTAATTCGAAG CAAGGAATGGTGCATCAAGTACCTTGTAAAGTATTCGTTGGGCGTTGCACTGAAGACATGACCGCCGAGGATTTAcgtgaatatttttcaaagtttggCGAAGTAACAGATGTATTTATACCAAAGCCTTTTCGCGCATTTAGCTTTGTTACTTTTTTGGATCCAGATGTTGCTCAATCCTTATGCGGAGAAGACCATATCGTAAAAG gtataTCCGTGCATGTTTCAAATGCAGCAccaaaaactgaacaaattcGAAATAATAGTGGTGGAAATCCAGGCAATTATAACAACTACAATAGATATGGTGGAAATGGCAACCATGGAGCAGCCAATGTTCATGGCTTAACACAACACGGACAACGTGGCACTCACAATAATGGCTATGGAAGTAATATGAACGGAGGCAGCGGTTTAGGGGCTGGTCATGGTCTTGGGGGTTCAAATAACGGCGGTATGATGGGAAATGGACTTAATGGCTCTAACATCGGCATGTCTGGCCTGGGAAATGGTTCCATAGGTGGTGGTGCAAATGGGGGTGGCTTAGTTGCAACATCAAATCCAACATCAAGTAGACAAGATAACGCTTTACAAGCATACAACCCACCAATTCGTGGTAGTGGTTCCGGTAATGTTTATATGCAAGGTCAAGCTATACCACCACAACAACACAATGGAGGATGGAATAATCAAAACCGTGGCAACTTGGACATGCCCAATTTACAAGCCTTGGGAATAAATCCACAAGGTCAAAATCCATCTAATCAAGGGCAAAGTCTTAATAATCCCCTTGGAGTCGGATTAAATTTGAATCAGATTTCCATGAATCCAGCTATAGTTGCAGCTGCTCTTAATCAATGGGGTCTAATTGGCAATCTACAGAATCAGTCACAAGACCAA GGATTTGGCGGTGGTGGTGGGCAGAATAGCCAGAGTGGGGCTGGAAATCAAGGAAGTTTTTTATCATGGATGACACAAGGTGGTGGTGGAAATAGTAGTAGCGGACAAAGCTCAACGACTGCTGCTGTTAGTAACGATACGCAGCAG GGAAATCATCAGAGTTGGCCACGGAAAAATAATACATCAAATACAGACGTGCAGGATCAAAAACCTAATATGATATGA
- the LOC129953334 gene encoding TAR DNA-binding protein 43-like isoform X2: MDFVQVAEDEGDEPIELPTEEDGTLLQSTVQAQYPGSCGLKYRNEDTKAVRGVRLNEGRFFPPTTDGGWGTQIFFCVFPKENKRKSDDNLENSTAKTKRVESRARCTDLIVLGLPWKTTEDSLREHFEEFGDVLMAQVKKDVDSGQSKGFGFVRFAYYEAQKRVLSTRHLIDGRWCEVKVPNSKQGMVHQVPCKVFVGRCTEDMTAEDLREYFSKFGEVTDVFIPKPFRAFSFVTFLDPDVAQSLCGEDHIVKGISVHVSNAAPKTEQIRNNSGGNPGNYNNYNRYGGNGNHGAANVHGLTQHGQRGTHNNGYGSNMNGGSGLGAGHGLGGSNNGGMMGNGLNGSNIGMSGLGNGSIGGGANGGGLVATSNPTSSRQDNALQAYNPPIRGSGSGNVYMQGQAIPPQQHNGGWNNQNRGNLDMPNLQALGINPQGQNPSNQGQSLNNPLGVGLNLNQISMNPAIVAAALNQWGLIGNLQNQSQDQGFGGGGGQNSQSGAGNQGSFLSWMTQGGGGNSSSGQSSTTAAVSNDTQQVRSRNVI, translated from the exons ATGGATTTTGTACAAGTTGCAGAGGATGAAGGAGATGAACCGATTGAGCTACCAACAGAGGAAGATGGCACTTTATTACAATCAACTGTACAGGCCCAATATCCCGGATCGTGTGGACTCAAATATCGAAATGAAGATACGAAAGCTGTCCGTGGAGTTCGATTGAACGAAGGACGTTTCTTTCCACCAACTACGGATGGTGGGTGGGGTACTCAAAtctttttctgtgtttttcctaaag AGAACAAACGAAAAAGTGATGATAACTTAGAAAATTCAACAGCAAAAACAAAACGTGTTGAATCGCGAGCACGTTGCACAGATTTGATTGTGCTTGGATTGCCATGGAAAACTACAGAAGATAGTCTACGTGAACATTTTGAAGAGTTCGGCGATGTTTTAATGGCTCAAGTAAAAAAAGACGTTGATTCGGGTCAATCTAAAGGATTTGGTTTTGTTCGATTTGCTTACTATGAAGCACAGAAACGTGTTTTATCGACTCGTCATTTGATTGATGGCAGATGGTGTGAAGTTAAAGTACCTAATTCGAAG CAAGGAATGGTGCATCAAGTACCTTGTAAAGTATTCGTTGGGCGTTGCACTGAAGACATGACCGCCGAGGATTTAcgtgaatatttttcaaagtttggCGAAGTAACAGATGTATTTATACCAAAGCCTTTTCGCGCATTTAGCTTTGTTACTTTTTTGGATCCAGATGTTGCTCAATCCTTATGCGGAGAAGACCATATCGTAAAAG gtataTCCGTGCATGTTTCAAATGCAGCAccaaaaactgaacaaattcGAAATAATAGTGGTGGAAATCCAGGCAATTATAACAACTACAATAGATATGGTGGAAATGGCAACCATGGAGCAGCCAATGTTCATGGCTTAACACAACACGGACAACGTGGCACTCACAATAATGGCTATGGAAGTAATATGAACGGAGGCAGCGGTTTAGGGGCTGGTCATGGTCTTGGGGGTTCAAATAACGGCGGTATGATGGGAAATGGACTTAATGGCTCTAACATCGGCATGTCTGGCCTGGGAAATGGTTCCATAGGTGGTGGTGCAAATGGGGGTGGCTTAGTTGCAACATCAAATCCAACATCAAGTAGACAAGATAACGCTTTACAAGCATACAACCCACCAATTCGTGGTAGTGGTTCCGGTAATGTTTATATGCAAGGTCAAGCTATACCACCACAACAACACAATGGAGGATGGAATAATCAAAACCGTGGCAACTTGGACATGCCCAATTTACAAGCCTTGGGAATAAATCCACAAGGTCAAAATCCATCTAATCAAGGGCAAAGTCTTAATAATCCCCTTGGAGTCGGATTAAATTTGAATCAGATTTCCATGAATCCAGCTATAGTTGCAGCTGCTCTTAATCAATGGGGTCTAATTGGCAATCTACAGAATCAGTCACAAGACCAA GGATTTGGCGGTGGTGGTGGGCAGAATAGCCAGAGTGGGGCTGGAAATCAAGGAAGTTTTTTATCATGGATGACACAAGGTGGTGGTGGAAATAGTAGTAGCGGACAAAGCTCAACGACTGCTGCTGTTAGTAACGATACGCAGCAGGTAAGAAGCAGAAACGTCATCTAA